A window of the Vibrio ostreae genome harbors these coding sequences:
- the soxR gene encoding redox-sensitive transcriptional activator SoxR: MTKKVNTNYLTIGQLAERSGVATSALRFYEAKGLIVSIRTEGNQRRYLLSMLRRIALIQVAQAVGFTLEEITQELRGLPLHKAATKRDWERVAKKWQADLDRKMAQIQSLRANLTGCIGCGCLSMKKCHLLNPEDKLSQQGKGAQRIGME, from the coding sequence GTGACAAAAAAGGTAAATACAAACTATCTGACTATCGGTCAGCTCGCTGAGCGCAGCGGGGTTGCGACCTCGGCACTGCGTTTTTATGAAGCTAAAGGTCTGATTGTTTCGATTCGGACGGAGGGGAATCAGCGCCGCTATTTGTTATCGATGCTGCGCCGTATTGCTTTGATTCAGGTCGCGCAGGCAGTCGGCTTTACTCTGGAAGAGATCACGCAAGAACTGCGTGGATTGCCGCTACACAAAGCTGCAACGAAGCGGGATTGGGAGCGGGTAGCTAAAAAATGGCAAGCGGACTTAGACCGTAAAATGGCTCAAATACAATCTTTAAGAGCGAATCTGACCGGCTGCATCGGTTGCGGGTGCCTGAGTATGAAAAAATGTCATCTGTTGAATCCGGAAGATAAACTCAGCCAGCAAGGAAAGGGTGCCCAACGAATCGGAATGGAGTAA
- a CDS encoding MFS transporter: MRMAMTFGFNQVISHGFGLFLFAAMMPMMQSSIEISSWYLAAAGALTQISYLSGAMALGVIGHRIDSGRLLLATGSLTTVLLFTMAWLNDPLVMIGVLTVLAASAAMSWGGIVELTTSYGEEKRTATNLSVSASGTAWGCSLNGLIILLVVPVLGWRSGWIVASVMGLVTLIATMYLLKHLRSQPHLDNIKVTKALSTRELFSIVLRERTAFLSCLMLFLVGCSTMTFSTWLNTFLAQLNLPSALGGYTWSVIGFTGMVAGFFIGKLADKRGHSLALLLIFGAFALGLIAFTYNPAKFVMVAGFGYGLMYFPVWGVVSGWISRRYSSKSTMQINGIGMVTFGMGGALGNLLAGIVNENTGSLLDVFWLIAALSITLFALATYIYATERQVKRPIARAI, encoded by the coding sequence ATGCGCATGGCAATGACATTTGGTTTTAACCAGGTTATCAGTCACGGCTTTGGATTGTTTCTGTTTGCGGCCATGATGCCGATGATGCAATCCTCAATTGAGATCAGCAGCTGGTACCTTGCCGCGGCAGGGGCTCTGACCCAAATCTCTTATTTGTCCGGCGCCATGGCTCTCGGTGTGATCGGGCATCGCATCGATTCCGGCCGTTTACTGTTAGCTACCGGTTCACTGACCACTGTCTTGCTGTTTACTATGGCCTGGCTCAACGATCCGCTGGTTATGATTGGCGTACTGACCGTGTTAGCCGCCAGCGCCGCTATGAGCTGGGGAGGCATTGTTGAGCTGACCACCAGCTATGGTGAAGAAAAACGCACCGCAACCAACCTTTCCGTGTCCGCCAGCGGCACAGCTTGGGGCTGCAGCCTGAACGGCCTCATCATTTTACTGGTTGTACCGGTTCTGGGCTGGCGCAGTGGCTGGATTGTCGCCTCTGTGATGGGGCTGGTAACGCTGATAGCCACCATGTACCTGCTCAAACATCTCCGCAGTCAACCGCACCTGGACAATATCAAAGTGACCAAAGCACTCAGCACCCGCGAGCTGTTTTCCATCGTACTGCGTGAACGCACTGCTTTCCTCTCCTGTCTGATGCTGTTTTTGGTCGGTTGCTCAACCATGACCTTTTCAACCTGGCTGAATACGTTCCTGGCCCAGCTTAATCTACCTTCGGCATTGGGAGGCTATACCTGGAGTGTGATCGGATTTACTGGCATGGTGGCAGGCTTCTTTATCGGTAAACTGGCTGATAAACGTGGTCACAGCCTCGCGCTATTACTGATTTTCGGCGCTTTTGCCCTGGGACTTATCGCCTTCACCTACAACCCCGCCAAATTCGTTATGGTGGCAGGCTTTGGCTACGGCCTGATGTATTTCCCGGTCTGGGGCGTCGTTTCCGGCTGGATAAGCCGCCGCTACAGCTCCAAGTCAACCATGCAGATCAACGGCATCGGTATGGTCACGTTCGGCATGGGTGGCGCGCTGGGTAATCTGCTGGCCGGCATCGTCAATGAAAACACCGGCAGTCTGCTGGATGTCTTCTGGCTGATCGCTGCCCTGAGCATAACGTTGTTTGCGCTGGCCACTTATATCTATGCTACCGAGCGCCAGGTCAAACGCCCGATTGCCAGAGCGATTTAA
- a CDS encoding LysR substrate-binding domain-containing protein translates to MHDLPINLLRTFMMVADTLNLTEAARLLHKAPSTVSMQLNRLEDLVANPLMERGQHGVRLTAAGMQLKTHAQQLLNLHDQIVGSFLNMDIDGVVRLGTHDQYASQTLAPILQDFILSYPEAELEAFCDYRPDHLVDLLDKGKLDIALVEMLAGTQGGTRLRRDELVWIGSKDHFVHTHAVLPLVVFYEGCQHRQYACSALEKARMPYRIAFTSQSRSGVLAAVRAGVGIAVMPYHTLEDDLVILSDLPELPDMEVTLFTSPKVNEATRRLEQIIINSPVFNPVVVEVGPSIEIQTKG, encoded by the coding sequence ATGCATGACTTACCTATTAATCTGCTGCGTACTTTTATGATGGTGGCAGACACTCTGAATCTTACCGAGGCGGCCAGGTTATTACACAAGGCTCCGTCTACGGTGAGTATGCAACTCAACCGCCTGGAAGACCTGGTGGCGAATCCGCTGATGGAGCGCGGCCAGCACGGCGTGCGCCTGACGGCGGCAGGAATGCAGCTCAAAACCCATGCCCAGCAATTGCTTAATCTGCACGATCAAATTGTCGGCTCTTTCCTTAACATGGATATTGACGGGGTAGTGCGACTGGGAACGCATGATCAGTATGCCAGCCAGACACTGGCCCCGATTCTGCAGGATTTTATCCTCAGTTATCCGGAAGCGGAGCTGGAAGCGTTTTGCGACTATCGTCCCGATCATCTGGTTGACTTACTGGATAAAGGCAAGCTCGATATCGCGTTAGTCGAAATGCTGGCCGGAACCCAAGGCGGAACGCGGCTGCGGCGCGATGAATTAGTCTGGATTGGTTCGAAAGATCACTTCGTCCATACCCATGCAGTGCTGCCGCTGGTGGTGTTTTATGAGGGGTGTCAGCATCGTCAATATGCCTGCTCTGCGCTGGAAAAAGCCAGGATGCCTTATCGCATTGCGTTTACCAGTCAAAGCCGATCCGGAGTTCTGGCGGCGGTACGTGCCGGAGTCGGGATTGCCGTGATGCCTTATCATACTCTGGAGGACGATCTGGTTATTTTAAGCGACCTGCCGGAGCTGCCGGATATGGAAGTAACCCTGTTCACATCTCCCAAAGTCAATGAAGCCACCCGGCGCCTGGAACAGATCATTATTAACAGCCCGGTGT